The following DNA comes from Brassica oleracea var. oleracea cultivar TO1000 chromosome C5, BOL, whole genome shotgun sequence.
TTCAAACTCTGATACAAAGGCAAACTAAAATCAGTTACATGGCCAATAAAACAAAGCAAACAAATAGAAAAGAAGTGCAAATGAATTCATACCTTTCTCAAGCTTATCAAACTCTTCAACATCAGCTAGGATTTCCTCATTTGTGATGATGGTTTCCTTAAGCTTGATGTCAGCATGAAGCCATTGCTCAGTACACATAAGAACCTCTATCATGTAGTGAGTCAAGCAGCTTTCGACAAGGCTCCAATATCCTCCCACTTGTGCTGAATGCACTTTCTGATGCCACTGATGAAACCTGCATAGCCAACAGATCTCTCGCCATCTCTGCAAGGACCGAATACTTCATTTTATGCACCTTCCACCACGACAGAATGTCAAACTCCATTCCCGGTAAGAGCTTTGGGTTCTCAACCGCCTCTTTCAAGTAAACTTCAAGCTCATCCCTAGTGTCTTCACCTTTTTCTGCAACAAGTTCGTTGTACACAGCATCCATCCTTTCATAACCGAAATCCTCAACCACCAGTTCCATTCTTTCTACTCCTTCTTCTTGAGAGTCTTGAGCAGAGACGCCAGAAGCTTCTGTTGGCTGTGATGCTTGTACAGAAGCTACTTTCAAACGCATGATGTACTCCTTAAACATGGATGTGAGAAGATCAGTCACCGTCTTTGCCATTTCCTTAGCCTCGAAGCTATCTTTCCCATACAGCTTCTCGAAACAGAGCTTCGCGAAATGCATCTTCTGTGTAGGGTCGAAGATGGTTGCTAAGATCAACATTTTGTTGACACCCTTGATGCCATCCCAATACTTTAAAAACTTCTGCAACATTTCCGATGCCTTCAACTTCAACTCAGAGTCAACGCTACTAGCTAAACCAGTGAGATTTCTCTCAATTGTCACTATCTCACCATAGCATTTGAAAGCATTGACCTTAGATGAGGCAGAGACAACCAAGGTGCTATTGTAAAATATGACCATAAACCTGATAAGCTTCTCAACAGCTTTCCAGTCCCAAGAATCAGGTGGTCCACACCTCTTTGCCCCATTATCTACCTCTATAAAATAGTCATTGTACAGCCTATTTTCTGCTTCCATTCTATCAAATGCTACCTTAAACTGTAATGCTCTAGATAGCGTAAGGAAATTTGAATTCCACCTAGTCTTTACATCCAGGGGCAAGCTAGCACGAGTCATCTTACCATTTGTGACTCTCTGATCAAAGGCATTTAACCTAGTGGTTGAGGACCTAACATACTGAACAGCATTCCTGATAGCTAACACATTCTCACTTAAATCACCTAAACCCTCCTTATCTATCAAGTTTATAATATGAGCCGCACACCTCATGTGTAAAAAATTCCCGTCTAATACAAAAGCATCAGAGGAAATGGAAATAAAGCTCTCATGAAACCTCTTAATAGCAGAAGTATTTGCGGTTGCATTGTCTACTGTGATGCAAAACACCCTCTCAAGACCCCAGTCAGCTAAACACTCTAAAATAACATTAGAGATTGTATAACCTTTGTGATCCATGACACACTTGAAGCCAATGATTAACTTCTTCAGCTGCCACTGCTCGTCAATGAAATGTGCAGTGATAACCATATAACTTGCACCTGCAAGACATGAAAACCAATAGACACAATTTGTATAAGCGTATAAAAATTGGTTTTTAAACCATTAACAATTGTTATAAGACTATAAGCGTATAAAACCATTAACAATTTGTCGACAAGTTTAAAAACAAAAAGTACCTGTCACTTGAAATACCCAAATATTAGTTGTCAGTGAAACTCTTTGTTTACTCGTGATGAGTAAGTTCTTCAGCGCTGCTTTCTTTTTCACAAACATCTCCACAATGTTCCTTGTCAATGTCCTTCTTGAGTGGGGCTTGAAAGGCAAAACCTTGCAAAGCAACACATTAAAAGAGTAAGTAAGTTTGATGATTTCAAAAAGCTAAAGGCTGGTTGTAAAAAGTTGCAGGCTACGTTATGCAAGGTTGTACCTTGTCGCAGAAGTGCTTAAAAGAAGTACTTTCACTGAATGAAAGTGGCAATTCTGCTAACACCACCAGCTCGTTGCAAGCTTCTTTGAAAATCGCTTCAGTCAGTTTCGATGCCTTCAGTTTGCCTCCATTACCAATCTGCTGCTGATTCTTTTTCTGAGAAGTTAACCACGCTATGTGCTCTTTGCAAATTTGCAGATGCTGCTTCAGGTTAGAAGTTCCTGACTTGGATGCACATGAAAAGATCTTCTGGCAATGGTGACAGACACACTTGTTTCGATTCTCTTTGTTTCGGGTGAAATGTTCCCACACAGTAGACCTAGGCACAACCATCTTCTTCACCTTCTGCGCCTGAGATGATGCTCCAGATGTTGCATTTGCAGCCGCAAATGTCTCTTGGTACTCTTGGTGTTCACCTTCCATTTCAACATCAGTTGCTTGGTTATCGAAAGCTGAGGATGTCATCTGCAAGATAAAAAAAACATGTATTAGCTCTAGACTTATTTAACTAACAACATAGAGACGAGCTAACATTGAAATAGTTAATACGAGTTCTACTACCAACATGAAACTAACATTGCAATATATGAAAACTAGAGACGAACTACGAGCTAAACCAAAATTCAAGTTTAAGAACCGAAGAACTAACATTAATTCAAGTTAATTAGTTCAAGTTTAAGAACTGAAGAACTAACATCATTTCAACTTTAAGAACCAACACAAGAACAGCTGCAGAACTAACGTCACACGCATAATTACTCATTACACACACATCATTACAAACAAGAACAGCTGAAGAACGCATCATTACAAACAAGAACAGCTGAACAACTAACTAAACCACAATTCGAGTTTAATGTCTAATTCTTTTCAGACTAAGAATAAAAATCACACGACATAACCCGAATTCCGAAACAAAAAATATTATCTATCCAAAATTTAAATTTGAAAAATAAAGCAGCATGAATTATACATCGAGTATTGAGAAGAAAAATAAGCACCTCGGATTGATTACTTTCTGTCTAAAGAGGTGGAATGGCTTGTCAAGTCTAAGGATTTGCAGAGACATATATAGGACGTGAAATAAGGGTTTTGAGTTTGAATCGACGATAGACTCATTGAGGATATTTGATTTTCGGGTAATGGAAAGGATTTCGGATTGCATGATACACAAGTTGAGATTTTGGAAAGGTTTGGTTGAGATTTCCGGAGATAATCGTGGTGTATCTACTCTCGATTCGAAAATGGAAGAAAGAGGGGCTAGGGTTGAGTTTTGTCGGGTTTCGGTGGTTATGATTCGGTTGTCGGGTTTTTACCCGATCCGAACCGACATCCATTCTAACCCAAAATCACGAACCGGAATGGTTTATTAAGAAAATCCGAAACCGAATCGAACCGCTTTAATCGGACCGGGTACCGATCGGTTGTTCGGTTTACGGATATATTGCCCAGGCTTATCTAAGCGGGCTATGTAGTCTCGCAGAGGTTCCACTCGATGTTGGAGGATCTCGTAGAGACCATCTGAAGTCTTCTCCAGACTCCTGCTTTGTCACTCAGGCTCGCGAAGGAAGATATGGACCTGGTAGGGAGGATGATGTACCATTGTAAAGCAGGTTTGATCAAAGTGGAACCGAACCCTTTGCACATCGTGGCTTCACGAGATTCTCTAGGGAGCACAACTGCCAGCATCCTCTGCTTGTATTGCGCGATATGATCGTCGGGGTCACCAGTACCATCATACATCTTGATGCTGGGGAAGGAGAACTTTCTAGGCATCTCAATCGAGGCAATCTCCTCCGCGAAGGGATTATCCGCGTAGGAATCAAGGTTACTTCTTCGGATTGGGGGAGCTACTCCTGGCAGGCGTTCTACCATAGATTGCATGGCATCGAATCTCTTGGAGAACATCTGCTCCAGGTAGGCGGTTATGGAGGATTCAGTTTCTGCCTCCTCGGGTTCTGGCTCAGAATCGCTCTCCTCCAGATCGTGGATCTGAGGATTCTCGGTCCCTACTTGTGCTGCCCCAGCTACCCACGATGCAGGAGGTGCGTCAGTGGTATCTTCTCCGGTGCTGGGAGTTTTTAGATCTCCCATAGGTCGAAACCAGGTGTTGAAGCGACGCTTCTTGTTGCCTGCTGCGTTGAGAGTTTGATTCTGGTCCCGGACCAGAGGGCAG
Coding sequences within:
- the LOC106344516 gene encoding zinc finger BED domain-containing protein RICESLEEPER 2-like, whose product is MENLEASVSLLKKLVDEWKVHPLKLSSSPSDTLTIKHAMNSFKMKMTSSAFDNQATDVEMEGEHQEYQETFAAANATSGASSQAQKVKKMVVPRSTVWEHFTRNKENRNKCVCHHCQKIFSCASKSGTSNLKQHLQICKEHIAWLTSQKKNQQQIGNGGKLKASKLTEAIFKEACNELVVLAELPLSFSESTSFKHFCDKVLPFKPHSRRTLTRNIVEMFVKKKAALKNLLITSKQRVSLTTNIWVFQVTGASYMVITAHFIDEQWQLKKLIIGFKCVMDHKGYTISNVILECLADWGLERVFCITVDNATANTSAIKRFHESFISISSDAFVLDGNFLHMRCAAHIINLIDKEGLGDLSENVLAIRNAVQYVRSSTTRLNAFDQRVTNGKMTRASLPLDVKTRWNSNFLTLSRALQFKVAFDRMEAENRLYNDYFIEVDNGAKRCGPPDSWDWKAVEKLIRFMVIFYNSTLVVSASSKVNAFKCYGEIVTIERNLTGLASSVDSELKLKASEMLQKFLKYWDGIKGVNKMLILATIFDPTQKMHFAKLCFEKLYGKDSFEAKEMAKTVTDLLTSMFKEYIMRLKVASVQASQPTEASGVSAQDSQEEGVERMELVVEDFGYERMDAVYNELVAEKGEDTRDELEVYLKEAVENPKLLPGMEFDILSWWKVHKMKYSVLAEMARDLLAMQVSSVASESAFSTSGRILEPCRKLLDSLHDRGSYVY